The DNA window CAGAGCCTGTATCGCATCGGCGCGCTGTGCCCGTACTGCATGGTGGTGTGGGTGGTGACCATCTCGCTGCTGGTGGTGGTCGCCTCGATCGCTTATCGCCCGGTGTTGCAGCGCCGCCAAACCGGTGTGGCGTCGGTGCTTTTCCAGTGGCGATGGTCGCTCGCCGCACTCTGGTTCACCGCGGTGTTCCTGATGATCATGGCGCGGTTCTGGGACTACTGGTCGACGCTGCTGTAGGTGGCTGCACGTGACCCGGATCATTGGCGGCGCGGCCGGGGGCCGTCGCATCGCGGTCCCGCCACGAGGTGCCAGGCCCACCACCGACCGGGTGCGCGAGTCGCTGTTCAACATCCTGACCGCCCGCCTGGAGCTGACCGGGCGCAGGGTGCTGGACCTCTACGCCGGATCGGGCGCGTTGGGATTGGAGGCGCTCTCCCGCGGTGCCGCCGCGGCGCTGTTCGTCGAGTCGGACCCGCGCACCGGATCCGTGATCGCGCGCAACATCGAAACCGTGGGCCTGCCCGGTGCGACGCTGCGCCGCGGAGCGGTGGCGACCGTGCTGGCGGCCGGGACCCCGGCCGCGTTCGATCTGGTGCTGGCCGACCCGCCCTACGACGTGGACGCCGCGGAGGTCGAGGCGGTGCTGGAGGCGCTGCCCGCGCACGGCTGGGTGCGCGAGGGCAGCGTCGCGGTGGTGGAGCGGGCGGCCGGCGGTGTGCCGCTGAAGTGGCCGGCGGGTTGGTCGGTGTGGCCGCACAGGGTTTATGGCGACACCCGTCTGGAGCTGGCCGAGCGGCTCTGACGTGGCGTGTAACGTCGTCCGGCATGGCGCCGCTCCTCAGCATCGCTTCGCTCTGCATCGTCTCGGCGCGCGGCATGGCGCCGCCCCAACGCATCGCTTGGCTCTGCATCGTCTCGGCGCGCGGCATGTGCGCCGCTCCGCATCGCTTCGTTGGACCCCCGGCGTGACGGGCGCGGTGTGCCCCGGGTCGTTCGACCCGGTGACATTGGGACACATCGACGTCTTCGAGCGTGCGTCGGCTCAATTCGACGAGGTGGTGGTGGCCATCCTGACCAACCCCGCCAAGAAGGGCATGTTCGACCTCGACGAGCGGATCGCGATGATCAACGAATCGACGACGCATCTGCCCAACCTGCGGGTGGAAGCCGGGCAAGGTCTGGTCGTCAACTTCGCCCTGTCCCGCGGGATGACCGCCATCGTGAAGGGGCTGCGCACCGGCACCGACTTCGAATACGAGCTGCAGATGGCGCAGATGAACAAACACGTCGCCGGCGTGGACACGTTTTTCGTCGCGACCGCCCCGCGCTATTCGTTCGTGTCCTCATCGCTGGCCAAAGAGGTCGCGATGCTCGGTGGCGACGTGTCGGAACTTTTGCCCGAACCCGTCAATCGCCGCCTGCGCGAACGGCTTTCGGGCCGGTCCTGAGGCTGTCGATCGTCGCCCCCGAAAGCCTTGGGCAGCAATCGCATTGACGAAACCGACCGGGGCCTGGAATAACCGGCCGCGTGATGGGTACCCGACGATGTCCGAGTTCTCCGTCGATTACCCATGAGTCCCTCGCAAAGGGCGGTCGACGGGTTAGAGCGCGCCACGCCGAACCCAGTCAACCGGAAAAGATCGCAGACGCGCACGCGGAACGTATCTTGTAGATCTGGTCCTGAGGAGGGGGTACGCGAGGTCGCCGACGTCGATAGGAGAACGGCAGCCATGACGGTAGACAATCTGTTCGACGTACCCGAGGCAGCGGCCGATCTGGTCGCGCTGCTCGCCGACGAAGGGGTCGCGCACTTCTTCATCAACCCCGGAACCGATTCCGCGCCGATCCAGGAGGCGCTGGCGGCAGCGCGCGCAACCGGCACGCCGAGCCCGCAGGCGGTGTTGTGCGTGCACGAGAGCATCGCGCTGGCGGCGGCCATCGGCCACCACATGGCCAGCGGCCGCCCGCAGGCGGTCATGGTGCACGTCGACGCCGGCACGCTGAATCTGGGCTGCCAGTTGCACAACGCGCAGCGCAACGGAACTCCGGTGGTGGTGTTCGCCGGGCGGACTCCCTACAGTTCCGCGCCGCAGGTGCGCGGTCACCGCGATTCCTACATCCATTGGCAGCAGGAGCAACTCGACCAGCCGGCCGCGGTGCGCAACTATGTCAAGTGGCACATGGAGGTTCCGCGCGGCCGCGAGCTCGCCCCCATCGTCCGTCGGGCATTCCAGGTCGCCCAATCCTGCCCGTCCGGACCCGCGTACGTGATGCTGCCCCGAGAAGCGTTGATGGAACACGGCGTCGGCGCCCTGCCGCGCAGGCTGCCGCCCGCCGTGCCGCCCGGCCCGGATCCGGGTGCGCTGGGACGCCTGGCGGGAATCCTGGTGGCGGGCAAGCGGGTTGTCATCGTCACGGCCAGGACCGCCGCAGACCCGGGGACCGCGACCGTGCTGGGCCGCATCGCCAAGTTGCTCGGTGCGCCGGTGATCGATCAGGGTGACCGCGCCAACCTGCCGCCGGGACATCCGTTGCACGTGGTGGGCGACGCGGGCCCGCTGGAAAACGCCGACACCGTGCTGCTGTTGGACTGCGAAGTGCCTTGGGTGCCCGCGCAGCTGGCCCCGCCCGCGGACGCGCGCGTGGTGCAGATCGACGGGGATCCGGTCAAACCGAGCATGCCGCTGTGGACCTATCCGGTCGAGATCGCGTTGACCGCGGACACCCGCGTGGCGCTGCTGCTGCTCGAGCAGACCCTGTTGCGGCTGGCCACCGACGAGCTACGGGAGAAGTGGGCCACACGCCGACAGGCGGCCGAGGCCGGCGCCGCGCAATGCCGGCAGGAGGCGGCTCGCCGGGCCGCCTCCGACCTCCCGGCGGACGCCCCCGACGCGATGCTGGGTGCGCTGGGCGTCGCCTTGCCCGACGACGCGGTGGTGGTCCAGGAGGCCGTGACCAACCGGGCCGCCGTGGCCCGACAGGTGCGGCGGCCGCCCGGGCACCTCTTCGACACGGGCGCACCGGCATTGGGCTGGGCGCTCGGCGGCGCCTTCGGGGTGAAACTCGCCCGGCCGGAGGCGCCCGTCGTGGCCATATGCGGTGACGGTTCGTTCAATTTCGGGGTGCCCACCGCCGCGTTGTGGTCGGCCCATCGCTACGGCGCGCCCTTCGTGACGGTCGTCTTGAACAACCAGTCGTATCTGGCCTCCAAGTTGCCGGTGATGGGGTTGTATCCCGATGGAGTATCGGTGCGGGAGAACGACTTCGGCGAAACCCGGCTCACCCCGGCCACCGACTACGCCGCCCTCGCCAAGGCCTGCGGAGGCAGCGGACGCAGCGTGCACACGCCGGCGGAGATGAGCGAGGCCCTCGGTTGGGCGCTCGGCGAGGCCGACCAAGGGCGGTGCGCGGTGCTGGACGTGCGGTTGCCGCAGCCCTGAGGTCAGTGATGATGCTCGGCCTCGCCGGCTTCGGGGGAGCCGCCCATCATGCGCGCCATCGGCAGGCCCCCGGAGGTGACGAACCGGACGACCAGGACGGCCGCGAGCGCCAGGAACGCGATGTTGAGCCAGGTCGTGTAGTTCCAGGAGATCGACGCCTCGATCACCGTGGCGTTGCGCTGCGTGGGAATCAGATGTGTTGTGCCGAAGATCAATTCGACCAGATACCCGGCGGCGACCATCGCGGCGTAGAAGGTGCCCAGCAGCGTCAGCATCATCTTGGTGCCGTAGTACTTGCGGTAGATGTTCAGGATCGGAAGGATCAGCAGGTCGGCGTAGATGAACGCGATGACGCCGCCGAAGCTGATGCCTCCGTTCCATAACACCGCGGCCAGCGGGACGTTGCCGATGGAGCACACGAAAGACACGATCGCCACGATGGGCCCGACGATCGGTCCCCACAGCGCCGAGAGGCCCGGGTGATCGGCCAAAAAGAAGAGCTGCCAGAACTTTTCGGGAACCCAGGCCGCGACGGCGCCCGCAATCAGCAAGCCCAGGACGAGGTCGCGCAGGATCGCCAGCCACTCCATCACGAACACGTGCGAAACCGAGGTGAAACCGTCCGGGGAGAACAGCCGTCGCGCAAACGAGCCCTCGCCTTTGATCGACATGTCCATGGCGGCATGGCCTTCCATCGAGCCGGCGATTCCCCGCTCGGCCTGCTCGCGGGCGGCGTCGACGAGCCGCGACCGCACGAATAGACGGAACAAGACGGCCAGCACGACGATTATCAGTGGGCCGCCGACGAATTCGGCGGCGGTGAATTGCCAGCCCATCAGCAGGGCCAGGATGATGCCCAACTCCACCACCAGGTTGGTGGAACCGATCTCGAACGCCATCGCGGCGGTGAAGTCGGCGCCCTTGCGAAACAACGATCGCGCCAACGCCACCGCGGCGTACGAGCACGACGACGATGCCGCCCCCAGCCCGGCGGAGACCGCCAGGGTGCGCGGGCGATCGTCACCCATCAGCGCCACGATCGTTGAGCGTCGCACCACGGCCTGCACCACCGCCGAAAGGGCGAAGCCCAAAATCAGCGCCCACAGGATTTCCCACGTCATCGACGCCGCGAGCGTCAACGCGTGCCCGATAGCCGATAGCACCGTCACTTGTGTCCTCCTGCGGTCGATCACTGGCTTCGGAGGGCGCCCGCACCCATCCCGGACTATACCCCTTAGGGGTATATTGGGGGGCACCGCGCCGTGGCCGCAAGACGCCACCCGTGGGTTATCCGACTGCGCGGCGCCTAAGCGTCTAGTTGCCACGATCGTCACCTATTTCAAGGCGCTCGACGCGTCGCGCCCCCGCGCACCTGGCGGTCCGGATAGTGCCCCGGCCGCCGGGCACCTACAATCGCGGGGAAATAGCCGGGCCTCGGCGCTTCGACGCAAACCCCGGGCCTGCGCCCGTCCCGCATCGACGGGGCTCGGCAACGAATATGGATGAACCACCTCACGCGGCCGTCGCGGCCGCGGCAACAGCGTGAACGGGCGCTTTTCGATGAATTTTACTTCCAACGGCCGGGCCGCTAGCGGCGCGCCGGGGCGTTTGAGGCGCCCCGAGCGGGCAAATACCCGACACACCGGTGCCACCACCGCTGTCACAGGGACAACACCAGGCACACTGGTAACAACAGGATTTTTGCAGACGCCAGGAGGGTGTGGCCGTGTATCGAGTCTTTGAGGCGCTGGACGAACTCAGCGCCATCGTGGAAGAAGCCCGTGGCGTTCCGATGACGGCCGGCTGCGTGGTGCCTCGCGGCGACGTGCTGGAGCTGATCGACGACATCAAGGACGCCATCCCGGGCGAATTGGACGACGCCCAGGACGTGCTGGATGCGCGCGATTCCATGCTGCAGGACGCCAAGACGCACTCCGAGTCCATGGTGTCCTCGGCGACCACCGAGTCGGAGTCGATGCTCAACCATGCCCGCGCTGAGGCCGACCGGTTGTTGTCCGACGCAAAGGCGCAGGCCGACCGGATGGTCAGCGAGGCGCGTCAGCACAGCGAGCGGATGGTCGGCGAGGCCCGCGAGGAGTCGATGCGCATCGCCACGGCGGCCAAGCGCGAATACGAAGCCAGCGTCGGCCGCGCCCAGGCCGAGGCCGACCGGCTGCTGGAAAACGGCAACATCTCCTACGAGAAGGCCGTGCAAGAGGGCATCAAGGAGCAACAGCGCCTGGTCTCGCAGAACAGCGTGGTGGAGGCCGCCAACGCCGAGGCCACCCGCCTCATCGACTCGGCGCACGCCGAGGCCGACCGGCTGCGCGGTGAATGCGACATCTACGTCGACAACAAGCTGGCCGAGTTCGAGGAATTCCTCAACGGCACCCTGCGGTCGGTGGGGCGCGGTCGTCACCAACTGAGGACGGCGGCCGGAACCCACGACTACGCGGTCCGCTAGCCTTTCGCGGACTGTTTGCCGGGCGGGCGCGCCCTGGAAATATGCGGTCAGCGCCGTAGGATTTCCGATATGACGCGGCAGCACAGCACATCATCGGCCCGCGGCGCGGCGTCACGGCTGGCCGGGCCGATGGCGTTCGACATCACCCGGCTCGGGCGCCGCCCCGGGGCGATGGTGACCCTGCGGAAGACCGTGCCCAGTCCATCGCGCATCGGGCTGGACATGATCGCGATCGAGGCGGACGCCCCACTCGAGCTGGACCTACAGATTCAATCGGTGTCCGAAGGCGTCCTGGTGACCGGGACGGTGGAGGCGCCCACCACCGGCGAATGCTCGCGTTGCCTGACCAGGCTCGACGGCCACATGCAGGTGCGGCTGACCGAGCTGTTCGCCTACCCGGACAGCACCACCGAGGCGACCACCGAGGAAGACGAGGTGGGTCACATCGTCGACGACACCATCGACCTCGAGCAGGCCATCGTCGACGCCGTGGGACTCGAACTTCCGTTCTCGCCCGTGTGCAGCCCGGACTGCCCGGGGCTGTGCCCCGAGTGCGGTGTTTCGCTGGCCGCCGAGCCGAGCCATCAGCACGAGCGCATCGATCCGCGATGGGCCAAGCTTTCGGGCATGTTCAGCACCGAGGCCGACGAGCCACGGGGGGAGCGGTGAGCGCGCGACAAGCCCTGCTCGACGCCCTCGGGGTCGAGCTGTCCGATGAAGTGCTGTCCCTGGCGCTGACGCATCGCAGCTACGCCTACGAGCACGGCGGCCTGCCGACCAACGAACGTCTGGAATTCCTGGGCGACGCCGTGCTGGGGCTGATGATCACCGACGAGCTGTACCACCGCCATCCCGACCGTACCGAGGGTGACCTGGCCAAACTGCGGGCCAGCGTGGTCAACACCCAGGCGTTGGCCGCCGTCGCGCGCAAGCTGTGCGACGGGGGCCTGGGCGGCCACCTGCTGCTGGGACGTGGCGAGGCGAACACCGGCGGCGCCGACAAATCGAGCATCCTGGCCGACGGGATGGAATCGCTGTTGGGCGCGATCTACCTCGATCACGGCATCGACGTCGCGCGCGAGGTGATCCTGCGCTTGTTCGGCCCGCTGCTGGACGCCGCGCCGACGTTGGGGGCCGGGTTGGACTGGAAGACCAGCCTGCAGGAATTGACTGCGGCGCGCGGCATGGGCGCCCCCTCCTACGTCGTCACCTCCACCGGCCCCGATCACGACAAGGAATTCACCGCGGTCGTCGTGGTGGCGGACACCGAATACGGCACGGGTATGGGCCGCTCCAAGAAGGAAGCCGAGCAGAAGGCCGCGGCGGCGACCTGGAAAACACTCGACGTGCTGGACACCGCGGGGAAAACGTCCGTCTAGGTTGATCGGTGATGACCCGCTGCGCCCGGCTTCGCCGCGCTTGCGATCATGCTCGAATTGATCGGTGATGACCCGCTGCGCCCGGCTTCGCCGCGCTTGCGATCATCACTAGATGCCCGAACTGCCCGAAGTCGAGGTGGTGCGCCGCGGCTTGCACGCCCACGTTGTCGGCAAACTGATCACCGCCGTCCGGGTGCATCATCCGCGAGCGGTGCGTCGGCATGAGGCCGGGCCCGCAGACCTGACCGCCCGGCTGCTCAATGCCCGGATCACCGGCACCGATCGGCGCGGCAAGTATCTGTGGCTGCTCCTCGACACGGAACCCGCTGGGCCGGACTCGGATACGGCGCTGGTGGTCCACCTCGGCATGAGCGGACAGATGCTGCTCGGCGAGGTGCCGCGCGCCGACCACGTCCGGATCTCCGCGCTGCTCGACGACGGCACCGTGCTGAGTTTCGCCGACCAGCGCACTTTCGGTGGGTGGATGCTCGCCGACCTGGTCGAGGTAGACGGCAGTGTGGTGCCGGAGCCCGTCGCGCATCTGGCGCGTGACCCGCTAGACCCCCGGTTCGATGTGGATGCCGTGGTAAAAGTGTTGCGGCGCAAGCATTCCGAGATCAAGCGGCAGCTCCTCGACCAGCAGGTGGTGTCCGGGATCGGCAACATCTACGCCGACGAGGCGCTGTGGCGTGCCAAGCTGAATGGCGCCCGGATCGCCGACACGCTGAGCCGCAAGCAGTTGACCGCCGTGCTCGACGCCGCCGCCGAGGTGATGCGCGATGCACTGGCCAAGGGCGGAACCTCGTTTGATTCCCTGTACGTCAACGTCAACGGCGAATCCGGATACTTCGACCGGTCGCTTGACGCCTACGGCCGTGAGGGCGAAGCCTGCCGGCGCTGCGGGGCGGTGATGCGCCGGGAGAAGTTCATGAACCGCTCCTCGTTCTACTGCCCGAGATGTCAACCGCGACCGCGGGGCTGAAGGTTTTCGGTTGACTCAATCGAAGATGTCGCGGTGCAGCGCCCCGGTGGGCAATGCCGGATCCACGAACCACTCGTGGCTGAACAGCGCACCGAAGACCTGGGGCGGCAGCCGGAGCAGCAGCCCGAACACCCGCGCGGCCAGGCCGGAGGCGCCGATCTGAGAGCGGTGCGCGGCGAAAGCGTCTCGCTTCTGGCGCGCGAAGCGAAAGACGTTGACCCGGTGGGTGATTGTCGCGCGCGGCGCGTACGCGCCGTGGACGAGGTCGCGCTCGTACGGTCCCGGCAGCCGCAACAGGTACGCGAGATCGCTGACGCGCAGTAGCAATTCGCGCGGCATCGTCACCTCGAGCACCCGCGGGATGGCGGCGAGTTCGGCCGCCCGCTTGCCGACGTGGTGCACCTGGACGTGATCGCGGTGGCCGTAGCCGCCGTTGGGCTGGTAGCTGAGCAGCAGATCGGCGCGCTCGTCGCGCAGGATGCCGGCCAGCCGCCCGGCCGCCTCGTCGAGATCCGCACGTCCGAATCGGGTGCGCCCGGGTGGATCCGGGTAGAACAGCGGACCGTAGCCGCTGTCGGCATACCCCAGGCACTCCACCCGGTGAGCTCCGAGAATCCTTGCGCTTGACCGCAATTCGCCGAGGCGGTCATCGTCGTCGTTGTGCACGCGCCCGTCGGTTGCGCTGACCACCACCACCCGGTGCCCGGCCGCGGCCGCCCGCGCCAGGGTGCCGCCGGTGAGCACGACCTCGTCGTCCGGGTGGGCGTGGAATGCGACCACGGTGGCCATGCAATGCAGTATGCCCGCGCTTGGAAAATCCGGGCGCCCGGTAGAAATGAGCCATGGCCGAACTGTGGGTGGAACGCACCGGAACACGCCGCTACACCGGATACAGCTCACGTGGCGCACAAGTGCTGATCGGCGCCGAGGACGTGGACGGCGTGTTCACGCCCGGCGAGCTGCTCAAGGTCGCGCTGGCGGCGTGCAGCGGGATGTCCAGCGATCTGCCGCTGGCCCGCCGGCTGGGCGACGACTACAAGGCGGTCATCAGGGTCTCCGGCGCTGCCGACCGCGAACGCGAGGTCTATCCGCTGCTGGAGGAGGCCCTGGAACTCGACCTGTCGGCCCTGTCCGACGACGAGAAGGAACGCCTGCTGGTCGTCGTCGGCCGCGCCATCGATCAGGTCTGCACCGTCGGGCGCACGCTGAAAGCCGGCACGGAGGTCAAGTTCGAGGTGGCCGATGTCGGATCCTGATGTCAGGCTCACCGCCTGGGTGCACGGGAGGGTCCAGGGCGTCGGCTTCCGCTGGTGGACGCGCAGCCGGGCGCTCGAGCTGGGCCTCACCGGTTACGCGGCCAACCAGGCCGACGGCCGCGTTCTGGTGGTCGCCCAGGGACCGCGCGAAGCCGGTGAGAAGCTGCTGGAGCTGCTGGAAGGCGCCGAGTCGTGGCCGTCACGGCCCGGCCACGTGAACAACGTCGTCGCCGACTGGACGCAGCCGCAGGAACGGTTCGAGGGTTTCGTCGAGCGCTGAGGCGGGCGCCGCCATCGCGCGCGTGAGTAGCGCCGGCGCTATCACGTTTCCGCACGCGACATTGCCTCCCAGCCGTGACTGATGTGGCCACTGTGACCGGTGCGCCGAAGGGTGCTCGGTGGGCGTATTTCGGCCCTGGCGACACCCCGCGATGAGGGTGGCGCGGGCGATTTGAGCGGTAGTCTGGCTCGCCGTGTACCTCAAGAGTCTGACGCTGAAGGGCTTCAAGTCCTTCGCCTCGCCGACGACTCTGCGCTTCGAACCGGGCATCACCGCCGTCGTCGGGCCCAACGGCTCCGGCAAATCCAACGTCGTCGACGCGCTGGCCTGGGTCATGGGGGAGCAGGGGGCAAAGACGTTGCGCGGCGGCAAGATGGAAGACGTCATCTTCGCCGGGACGTCGTCGCGGGCCCCGCTGGGCCGCGCCGAAGTCACCGTCACCATCGACAACTCCGACAACGCGCTGCCCATCGAATACTCCGAGGTGTCCATCACGCGGCGGATGTTCCGCGACGGCGCCAGTGAATACGAAATCAACGGCAGCAGTTGCCGTTTGATGGACGTTCAAGAACTGCTGAGCGACTCCGGGATCGGCCGCGAGATGCACGTCATCGTCGGGCAGGGCAAGCTCGACGAGATCCTGCAATCGCGGCCCGAGGACCGTCGCGCGTTCATCGAGGAAGCCGCGGGCGTGCTCAAGCACCGCAAGCGCAAGGAAAAGGCCCTCCGCAAACTCGACGCGATGTCGGCCAACCTGGCCCGGCTCACCGACCTGACCACCGAGCTGCGCCGCCAACTCAAACCGCTGGGCCGGCAGGCCGAGGTCGCCCGCCGGGCCCAGACCATCCAGGCCGACCTGCGCGACGCCCGGCTGCGCCTGGCCGCCGACGACCTGGTGAACCGGCAGGGCGAGCGCGAGGCGATCTTCGAGGCCGAGGCCGCCATGCGCCGCGACCACGACCAGGCCGCCTCGCGGCTGGCCGTGGCGTCCGAGGAACTGACCACGCACGAAACGGCGGTCGGCGAACTCTCCAGCCGGGCCGAGTCGGTCCAGCACACCTGGTTTGCGCTGTCCGCGCTGGCCGAGCGGGTCGCCGCGACCGTCCGCATCGCCAACGAGCGCGCCCAGCACCTCGACGTGGAGCCCGCCGCGCCCAGCGACACCGACCCCAGAAAGCCTGAAGAGCTGGAGGCTGAGGCCGAGCGGGTGGCGGTCGCCGAGCGGCAGCTGCTCGCCGAACTGGCCGGCGCGCGCACCCGGCTGGACCGGGCCCGCGCCGAATTGGTCGAGCGCGAGCGCGAAGCCGCCGAGGCCGAGCGGGCCCACATGGCGGCGGTGCGCGCGGAGGCGGATCGGCGCGAAGGCCTGGCGCGCCTAGCCGGTCAGGTGGAGACGATGCGGGCGCGCGTCGAATCGATCGACGACAGCGTGGCGCGCCTGTCCGAGCGCATCGAACAGGCCGCCGCCCGCGCGCAGCAGGCCAAGGTGGAATTCGAGACCGTCCAGGGCCGGGTCGGTGAACTCGATCAGGGCGAGGTGGGTCTCGACGAGCACCACGAACGCACCGTCGCCGCGTTGCGGCTGGCCGACGAGCGGGTGGCCGAACTGCAGTCCGCCGAGCGGGACGCCGAACGCCAGGTCGCCTCGTTGCGGGCCCGCATCGACGCGCTCGCGATCGGGCTCGAACGCAA is part of the Mycobacterium mantenii genome and encodes:
- a CDS encoding PIG-L deacetylase family protein, with protein sequence MATVVAFHAHPDDEVVLTGGTLARAAAAGHRVVVVSATDGRVHNDDDDRLGELRSSARILGAHRVECLGYADSGYGPLFYPDPPGRTRFGRADLDEAAGRLAGILRDERADLLLSYQPNGGYGHRDHVQVHHVGKRAAELAAIPRVLEVTMPRELLLRVSDLAYLLRLPGPYERDLVHGAYAPRATITHRVNVFRFARQKRDAFAAHRSQIGASGLAARVFGLLLRLPPQVFGALFSHEWFVDPALPTGALHRDIFD
- the coaD gene encoding pantetheine-phosphate adenylyltransferase codes for the protein MTGAVCPGSFDPVTLGHIDVFERASAQFDEVVVAILTNPAKKGMFDLDERIAMINESTTHLPNLRVEAGQGLVVNFALSRGMTAIVKGLRTGTDFEYELQMAQMNKHVAGVDTFFVATAPRYSFVSSSLAKEVAMLGGDVSELLPEPVNRRLRERLSGRS
- the rnc gene encoding ribonuclease III, yielding MGQAFGHVQHRGRRATGGAVSARQALLDALGVELSDEVLSLALTHRSYAYEHGGLPTNERLEFLGDAVLGLMITDELYHRHPDRTEGDLAKLRASVVNTQALAAVARKLCDGGLGGHLLLGRGEANTGGADKSSILADGMESLLGAIYLDHGIDVAREVILRLFGPLLDAAPTLGAGLDWKTSLQELTAARGMGAPSYVVTSTGPDHDKEFTAVVVVADTEYGTGMGRSKKEAEQKAAAATWKTLDVLDTAGKTSV
- the sepIVA gene encoding cell division protein SepIVA: MYRVFEALDELSAIVEEARGVPMTAGCVVPRGDVLELIDDIKDAIPGELDDAQDVLDARDSMLQDAKTHSESMVSSATTESESMLNHARAEADRLLSDAKAQADRMVSEARQHSERMVGEAREESMRIATAAKREYEASVGRAQAEADRLLENGNISYEKAVQEGIKEQQRLVSQNSVVEAANAEATRLIDSAHAEADRLRGECDIYVDNKLAEFEEFLNGTLRSVGRGRHQLRTAAGTHDYAVR
- the mutM gene encoding DNA-formamidopyrimidine glycosylase, encoding MPELPEVEVVRRGLHAHVVGKLITAVRVHHPRAVRRHEAGPADLTARLLNARITGTDRRGKYLWLLLDTEPAGPDSDTALVVHLGMSGQMLLGEVPRADHVRISALLDDGTVLSFADQRTFGGWMLADLVEVDGSVVPEPVAHLARDPLDPRFDVDAVVKVLRRKHSEIKRQLLDQQVVSGIGNIYADEALWRAKLNGARIADTLSRKQLTAVLDAAAEVMRDALAKGGTSFDSLYVNVNGESGYFDRSLDAYGREGEACRRCGAVMRREKFMNRSSFYCPRCQPRPRG
- the rsmD gene encoding 16S rRNA (guanine(966)-N(2))-methyltransferase RsmD, which gives rise to MTRIIGGAAGGRRIAVPPRGARPTTDRVRESLFNILTARLELTGRRVLDLYAGSGALGLEALSRGAAAALFVESDPRTGSVIARNIETVGLPGATLRRGAVATVLAAGTPAAFDLVLADPPYDVDAAEVEAVLEALPAHGWVREGSVAVVERAAGGVPLKWPAGWSVWPHRVYGDTRLELAERL
- a CDS encoding permease, coding for MTVLSAIGHALTLAASMTWEILWALILGFALSAVVQAVVRRSTIVALMGDDRPRTLAVSAGLGAASSSCSYAAVALARSLFRKGADFTAAMAFEIGSTNLVVELGIILALLMGWQFTAAEFVGGPLIIVVLAVLFRLFVRSRLVDAAREQAERGIAGSMEGHAAMDMSIKGEGSFARRLFSPDGFTSVSHVFVMEWLAILRDLVLGLLIAGAVAAWVPEKFWQLFFLADHPGLSALWGPIVGPIVAIVSFVCSIGNVPLAAVLWNGGISFGGVIAFIYADLLILPILNIYRKYYGTKMMLTLLGTFYAAMVAAGYLVELIFGTTHLIPTQRNATVIEASISWNYTTWLNIAFLALAAVLVVRFVTSGGLPMARMMGGSPEAGEAEHHH
- a CDS encoding OsmC family protein, which codes for MAELWVERTGTRRYTGYSSRGAQVLIGAEDVDGVFTPGELLKVALAACSGMSSDLPLARRLGDDYKAVIRVSGAADREREVYPLLEEALELDLSALSDDEKERLLVVVGRAIDQVCTVGRTLKAGTEVKFEVADVGS
- a CDS encoding YceD family protein is translated as MTRQHSTSSARGAASRLAGPMAFDITRLGRRPGAMVTLRKTVPSPSRIGLDMIAIEADAPLELDLQIQSVSEGVLVTGTVEAPTTGECSRCLTRLDGHMQVRLTELFAYPDSTTEATTEEDEVGHIVDDTIDLEQAIVDAVGLELPFSPVCSPDCPGLCPECGVSLAAEPSHQHERIDPRWAKLSGMFSTEADEPRGER
- a CDS encoding acylphosphatase yields the protein MSDPDVRLTAWVHGRVQGVGFRWWTRSRALELGLTGYAANQADGRVLVVAQGPREAGEKLLELLEGAESWPSRPGHVNNVVADWTQPQERFEGFVER
- a CDS encoding thiamine pyrophosphate-requiring protein, whose amino-acid sequence is MTVDNLFDVPEAAADLVALLADEGVAHFFINPGTDSAPIQEALAAARATGTPSPQAVLCVHESIALAAAIGHHMASGRPQAVMVHVDAGTLNLGCQLHNAQRNGTPVVVFAGRTPYSSAPQVRGHRDSYIHWQQEQLDQPAAVRNYVKWHMEVPRGRELAPIVRRAFQVAQSCPSGPAYVMLPREALMEHGVGALPRRLPPAVPPGPDPGALGRLAGILVAGKRVVIVTARTAADPGTATVLGRIAKLLGAPVIDQGDRANLPPGHPLHVVGDAGPLENADTVLLLDCEVPWVPAQLAPPADARVVQIDGDPVKPSMPLWTYPVEIALTADTRVALLLLEQTLLRLATDELREKWATRRQAAEAGAAQCRQEAARRAASDLPADAPDAMLGALGVALPDDAVVVQEAVTNRAAVARQVRRPPGHLFDTGAPALGWALGGAFGVKLARPEAPVVAICGDGSFNFGVPTAALWSAHRYGAPFVTVVLNNQSYLASKLPVMGLYPDGVSVRENDFGETRLTPATDYAALAKACGGSGRSVHTPAEMSEALGWALGEADQGRCAVLDVRLPQP